One Megalops cyprinoides isolate fMegCyp1 chromosome 4, fMegCyp1.pri, whole genome shotgun sequence genomic window carries:
- the LOC118776326 gene encoding isotocin-neurophysin IT 2-like, translating into MSASAVSVYVLCLLSLSAACYISNCPIGGKRSLPDPVRQCMACGPGNRGRCFGPSICCGEGLGCVLGSPEAARCVEENYLPSPCEAGGRPCGADSGRCAAPGICCDAEGCTIDQSCLAEDDDDAQTGHSENSSTGLGRDILVRLLHLAGHTPPHRVHQ; encoded by the exons ATGTCGGCCTCAGCTGTTTCCGTGTATGTGCTGTGTCTATtgtccctctctgctgcctgctaCATCTCGAACTGTCCCATCGGGGGAAAGAGGTCCCTGCCAGACCCTGTCAGACAG TGCATGGCATGTGGCCCCGGGAATAGGGGACGCTGTTTTGGTCCCAGCATCTGCTGCGGGGAGGGGCTGGGCTGTGTCCTAGGCTCCCCAGAGGCAGCTCGCTGCGTGGAGGAGAACTATCTTCCATCTCCCTGTGAGGCAGGGGGGAGACCCTGCGGGGCTGACAGCGGCCGCTGTGCTGCTCCAGGGATCTGCTGTGATGCAG AGGGCTGCACCATCGACCAGTCCTGTCTGGCAGAGGATGACGATGACGCTCAGACTGGCCactcagagaacagcagcacCGGCCTGGGTAGAGACATCCTTGTGAGGCTTCTGCACCTGGCtggccacacccctccccatcGTGTCCACCAATGA
- the LOC118776327 gene encoding fatty acid-binding protein, liver-type-like: MAFTGKYQLESHENFVPFMKAIGLSDELIEKGKDIKSVSEIEQNGDHFKVTVTTGTKVLVNTFTLGQESELETLTGEKVKSVVTMEGNKLKVSLKGIESVTELVDGNTIVNTMTVGGIVYKRISKRI, translated from the exons ATGGCATTCACAGGGAAATACCAGCTGGAGTCTCACGAGAACTTCGTGCCTTTTATGAAGGCGATCG GTCTCTCCGATGAGCTGATCGAGAAGGGCAAAGACATCAAGAGTGTTTCAGAGATCGAACAGAACGGCGACCACTTCAAGGTGACCGTGACAACGGGGACCAAGGTCCTGGTGAACACCTTCACGTTGGGGCAGGAGAGTGAGCTCGAGACGCTCACAGGGGAGAAAGTCAAG TCTGTAGTTACAATGGAAGGTAACAAGCTGAAGGTTTCGCTGAAAGGCATTGAGTCGGTCACAGAGCTGGTGGATGGCAACACCATTGTCAAT ACCATGACTGTTGGGGGTATTGTTTACAAGAGGATCAGCAAGCGGATATAG
- the smyd1b gene encoding histone-lysine N-methyltransferase SMYD1b isoform X1: MENVEVFNSPGKGRGLRATKDLWAGDVVFSEPSFAAVVFDNMAEHVCHSCFRRQQKLQRCGQCRFAQYCDRTCQRAGWNEHKQECSAIKTFGKVPNENIRLAARILWRIEKEGEVVSDTQLTTLEDLEDHVADMLADDLKDLKVDIHNFLDYWPRNSKQHKVDYISHIFGVINCNGFMVSDQRGLQAVGVGLFPNLCLVNHNCWPNCTVILNHGNQSAVNSMFHSQRRIELRALGKIAPEEEVTVTYVDFLNVSTERQRLLKEQYFFNCTCQHCTEHIKDDIMMGGKEVDGNKPSEELVKEITEFSLQTLQKIDKARIDAQYHEVVKLCRECLEKQEPVLADTHLYKLRILSTLSETLSYLQFFEEAAGHARKMVEGYIKLYHPNNAQLGMATMRAGVTHWHAGLIEVGHGMICKAYAILLITHGATHPITKDLEAMRMQTEMELRMFQQNEYVYYSMREAALKNQPMTMMAEPVEENIKGLFRKK; this comes from the exons TATGGCAGAGCATGTGTGCCATAGCTGCTTCCGTCGGCAACAGAAGCTCCAGCGCTGCGGTCAGTGTAGGTTTGCCCAGTACTGCGACCGCACGTGTCAGCGCGCCGGCTGGAACGAGCACAAACAGGAGTGCAGTGCCATCAAGACCTTCGGCAAAGTGCCCAACGAGAATATCcg GCTGGCAGCCCGCATTCTGTGGCGTAtagaaaaggagggagaggtcgtttcagacacacagctcaccacgctggaggacctggaggaCCATGTGGCTGACATGCTCGCAGACGACCTGAAGGACCTGAAGGTCGACATCCACAACTTCTTGGACTACTGGCCCCGCAACAGCAAGCAGCACAAAGTGGACTACATCTCCCACATCTTCGGAGTG ATAAACTGTAACGGGTTCATGGTGAGTGACCAGCGGGGCCTGCAGGCAGTGGGTGTGGGTTTGTTTCCCAACCTGTGTCTGGTTAACCACAACTGCTGGCCCAACTGCACCGTCATCCTCAACCACGGCAA tCAGTCTGCTGTAAATTCCATGTTTCACTCTCAGAGGAG gATCGAGCTGCGAGCCCTCGGGAAGATCGCCCCGGAGGAGGAGGTGACGGTGACGTACGTAGACTTCCTGAATGTGTCGACGGAGCGGCAGCGGTTGCTGAAGGAGCAGTACTTCTTCAACTGCACCTGCCAGCACTGCACCGAGCACATCAAAGATGACATCATGATGGGGGGGAAGGAGGTGGACGGCAACAAG cCTTCTGAGGAACTGGTGAAGGAGATAACAGAGTTCAGCCTGCAGACGCTTCAGAAGATAGATAAAGCGCGCATTGACGCCCAATACCACGAG gtagTGAAGTTGTGCAGGGAGTGTCTGGAGAAGCAGGAGCCAGTTCTGGCCGACACCCACCTGTACAAGCTGCGGATACTGAGCACGCTCAGTGAGACACTATCCTACCTGCAGTTCTTTGAGGAGGCTGCTGGACACGCCCGCAAGATGGTGGAAGGGTACAT AAAACTGTATCACCCGAACAATGCACAGCTGGGCATGGCCACGATGCGGGCAGGAGTGACACACTGGCATGCTGGCCTCATTGAGGTTGGTCATGGCATGATCTGCAAGGCCTACGCCATCCTCCTGATCACCCATGGCGCCACTCACCCCATCACCAAGGACCTGGAG gCCATGCGCATGCAGACGGAGATGGAGCTGCGAATGTTCCAGCAGAATGAATATGTGTACTACAGCATGAGGGAAGCAGCCCTCAAGAACCAGCCAATGACCATGATGGCAGAGCCTGTGGAGGAGAACATCAAGGGCCTCTTCCGGAAGAAATGA
- the smyd1b gene encoding histone-lysine N-methyltransferase SMYD1b isoform X2 has protein sequence MENVEVFNSPGKGRGLRATKDLWAGDVVFSEPSFAAVVFDNMAEHVCHSCFRRQQKLQRCGQCRFAQYCDRTCQRAGWNEHKQECSAIKTFGKVPNENIRLAARILWRIEKEGEVVSDTQLTTLEDLEDHVADMLADDLKDLKVDIHNFLDYWPRNSKQHKVDYISHIFGVINCNGFMVSDQRGLQAVGVGLFPNLCLVNHNCWPNCTVILNHGKIELRALGKIAPEEEVTVTYVDFLNVSTERQRLLKEQYFFNCTCQHCTEHIKDDIMMGGKEVDGNKPSEELVKEITEFSLQTLQKIDKARIDAQYHEVVKLCRECLEKQEPVLADTHLYKLRILSTLSETLSYLQFFEEAAGHARKMVEGYIKLYHPNNAQLGMATMRAGVTHWHAGLIEVGHGMICKAYAILLITHGATHPITKDLEAMRMQTEMELRMFQQNEYVYYSMREAALKNQPMTMMAEPVEENIKGLFRKK, from the exons TATGGCAGAGCATGTGTGCCATAGCTGCTTCCGTCGGCAACAGAAGCTCCAGCGCTGCGGTCAGTGTAGGTTTGCCCAGTACTGCGACCGCACGTGTCAGCGCGCCGGCTGGAACGAGCACAAACAGGAGTGCAGTGCCATCAAGACCTTCGGCAAAGTGCCCAACGAGAATATCcg GCTGGCAGCCCGCATTCTGTGGCGTAtagaaaaggagggagaggtcgtttcagacacacagctcaccacgctggaggacctggaggaCCATGTGGCTGACATGCTCGCAGACGACCTGAAGGACCTGAAGGTCGACATCCACAACTTCTTGGACTACTGGCCCCGCAACAGCAAGCAGCACAAAGTGGACTACATCTCCCACATCTTCGGAGTG ATAAACTGTAACGGGTTCATGGTGAGTGACCAGCGGGGCCTGCAGGCAGTGGGTGTGGGTTTGTTTCCCAACCTGTGTCTGGTTAACCACAACTGCTGGCCCAACTGCACCGTCATCCTCAACCACGGCAA gATCGAGCTGCGAGCCCTCGGGAAGATCGCCCCGGAGGAGGAGGTGACGGTGACGTACGTAGACTTCCTGAATGTGTCGACGGAGCGGCAGCGGTTGCTGAAGGAGCAGTACTTCTTCAACTGCACCTGCCAGCACTGCACCGAGCACATCAAAGATGACATCATGATGGGGGGGAAGGAGGTGGACGGCAACAAG cCTTCTGAGGAACTGGTGAAGGAGATAACAGAGTTCAGCCTGCAGACGCTTCAGAAGATAGATAAAGCGCGCATTGACGCCCAATACCACGAG gtagTGAAGTTGTGCAGGGAGTGTCTGGAGAAGCAGGAGCCAGTTCTGGCCGACACCCACCTGTACAAGCTGCGGATACTGAGCACGCTCAGTGAGACACTATCCTACCTGCAGTTCTTTGAGGAGGCTGCTGGACACGCCCGCAAGATGGTGGAAGGGTACAT AAAACTGTATCACCCGAACAATGCACAGCTGGGCATGGCCACGATGCGGGCAGGAGTGACACACTGGCATGCTGGCCTCATTGAGGTTGGTCATGGCATGATCTGCAAGGCCTACGCCATCCTCCTGATCACCCATGGCGCCACTCACCCCATCACCAAGGACCTGGAG gCCATGCGCATGCAGACGGAGATGGAGCTGCGAATGTTCCAGCAGAATGAATATGTGTACTACAGCATGAGGGAAGCAGCCCTCAAGAACCAGCCAATGACCATGATGGCAGAGCCTGTGGAGGAGAACATCAAGGGCCTCTTCCGGAAGAAATGA